A single Muntiacus reevesi chromosome 9, mMunRee1.1, whole genome shotgun sequence DNA region contains:
- the LOC136175540 gene encoding olfactory receptor 5M5-like, whose protein sequence is MFKDNHTEVTEFILRGLTDRAELQPVLFVVFLVIYLTTVFGNVSMILLIRADSKLQTPMYFFLSHLFFVDLCSATNVTPQMLVHFLSERKTISRLGCFIQFDFSISLGLTGGYILTVMAYDRYVAICKPLLYGSRMSRGVCVSLVAAPYIYGFANGLAQTILMLRLSFCGPKDINNFYCADPPLIVLACSDTYVKETAMLIVAGSNLTCSLTIILISYIFIFRAILRICSAEGRRKAFSTCGSHLTAVFVSHGTRFCLYVRPPSLTSVEQGKFVAVFAVFVSPLLNPFIYSLRNKDVKRVIKKVIPENLFVKPGTHLFNSR, encoded by the coding sequence ATGTTCAAGGACAACCACACAGAGGTGACTGAGTTTATTCTCCGGGGACTGACAGACCGAGCTGAGCTGCAGCCTGTCCTTTTTGTGGTCTTCCTAGTCATCTACCTGACCACGGTCTTCGGCAATGTGAGCATGATTTTGTTAATCAGAGCTGACTCAAAGCTTCAGACtccaatgtacttcttcctcagccacCTCTTCTTTGTAGATCTCTGCTCTGCCACCAATGTCACTCCCCAGATGCTGGTTCATTTCTTATCTGAGAGAAAAACTATTTCCCGCCTTGGTTGCTTTATACAATTTGACTTTTCCATTTCCTTGGGGCTCACAGGTGGCTATATTCTtacagtgatggcctatgaccgctacgtggccatctgcaaacccttgCTATATGGCAGCAGAATGTCCCGAGGTGTCTGTGTCTCCCTTGTTGCTGCTCCTTATATTTACGGCTTTGCAAATGGTCTTGCACAGACCATTCTGATGCTCCGCCTCTCCTTCTGTGGACCCAAGGACATCAACAACTTCTACTGTGCAGACCCACCGCTCATAGTCCTGGCCTGCTCAGACACTTATGTCAAAGAGACTGCCATGCTCATTGTGGCTGGATCCAACCTCACCTGTTCTCTCACCATCATCCTCATCTCCTACATTTTCATCTTTAGAGCCATTCTGCGTATCTGCTCTGCAGAAGGGAGGcgcaaggccttctccacctgtgggtCTCACCTGACAGCCGTCTTTGTATCTCATGGGACACGGTTCTGCCTGTATGTGAGGCCCCCTTCCTTGACCTCTGTGGAACAGGGCAAATTTGTAgctgtttttgctgtttttgtgaGTCCTCTGCTAAACCCTTTCATCTATAGCCTTCGGAACAAAGATGTTAAAAGAGTAATAAAGAAAGTGATTCCAGAGAACCTGTTTGTCAAACCGGGTACACATTTGTTCAACAGTAGGTAA